The genomic window GTCGGGCATGGCCGAGGACCTGCTCGACACCATCGGCCAACTGTTCGGTACCATCCGCGGCGGCCTTGCCTATGCCGTGATCTTCGTCGGCGCGCTGCTCGCCGCGACGACGGGCGTGGTCGCCGCCTCCGTGATCTCAATGGGTCTGATCTCGCTGCCGATCATGCTGCGCTATGGCTACGACCGCCGCGTGGCAGCCGGCGTCATCGCCGCGTCCGGCACGCTCGCGCAGATCATTCCGCCCTCGCTCGTTCTGATCGTGATGGCCGACCAACTCGGCAAATCCGTCGGTGACATGTACGAGGGCGCCTTCATCCCAGGCCTCGTGCTCGCCGGCCTCTACGCCGCCTACGCCTTCCTCGTCAGCATGATCTTCCCGAAGGCCACGCCGGGCCTGCCGAAGGAGGCCATCGGCTTCCGCGAGGAGAGTGGCAGCCGCGGCCTCGGTTCGCTCGGCGTGCTGTTCCTCGCCAGCGGCGTGTTCGGCTGGTTCATGATGCGCGATTCGAGCGTGCATGGCGCCGATTACGTCGTGCTCAGCATGTTCTACGGCATCATCTTCGCATTCGTCGTCGCTGTGGTGAACTGGGTCATCGACAAGCTCACCGGCTTCCGTTTTCTCTCGAAGATGGCGCAGCAGACCACTTTCGTCATGGTGCCGCCGCTGTTCCTGATCTTCCTGGTGCTGGGCACGATCTTCATCGGTATCGCGACCCCGACCGAAGGCGGCGCGATGGGTGCGGCCGGCGCCCTCATCCTCGGTGCCGCGAAGCGGCGGCTGAGCTGGGACTTGATCCGGCAGGCCACGGAATCGACCGCCAAGCTGTCGGCTTTCGTCGTGTTCATCCTGGTCGGCGCCCGCGTGTTCTCGCTCACCTTCTACGGCGTCAACGGGCACGTCTGGGTCGAGCACCTGCTGACCTCCCTGCCCGGCGGCCAGGTCGGCTTCCTGATCTTCGTCAACGCCTTCGTTTTCGTGCTGGCCTTCTTCCTCGACTTCTTCGAGCTGGCCTTCATCGTGATCCCGCTGCTCGGACCTGCCGCCGAGCATCTCGGCATCGACCTGATCTGGTTCGGCGTCATCCTCGGCGTCAACATGCAGACCTCCTTCATGCATCCGCCGTTCGGCTTCGCCCTGTTCTATCTGCGATCGGTCGCGCCGAAGGAGCGCTACACCGATCGCGTCACCGGCAAGCGGATGGACCCTGTCACCACGGGCCAGATCTATTGGGGTGCGGTCCCGTTCGTCGTCATCCAGATCATCATGGTCGGTCTGGTGATCGCGTTCCCCGCGATGGTGATGCACTACAAGGGCGTCCAGACCAACATCGACCCCAACACGATCAAGATCGAGGTGCCGCAGATCGAGCTGCCGCCGCTGGATTTGGGACCACCGCAGAAATAGCGGGGACGACACTCGCCGTCATGCTCCGCTCAAGCGGCGCATGACGCACAACGGCGTGCGTGACAAGCACCGGAAACGCAGGC from Bradyrhizobium zhanjiangense includes these protein-coding regions:
- a CDS encoding TRAP transporter large permease; the encoded protein is MTAFIIANMAPIMFASLVVMLLLGYPAAFSLGAVGLFYAVVGIELGEFRPDFLQALPERVYGVMNNDTLLAIPFFTFMGLVLERSGMAEDLLDTIGQLFGTIRGGLAYAVIFVGALLAATTGVVAASVISMGLISLPIMLRYGYDRRVAAGVIAASGTLAQIIPPSLVLIVMADQLGKSVGDMYEGAFIPGLVLAGLYAAYAFLVSMIFPKATPGLPKEAIGFREESGSRGLGSLGVLFLASGVFGWFMMRDSSVHGADYVVLSMFYGIIFAFVVAVVNWVIDKLTGFRFLSKMAQQTTFVMVPPLFLIFLVLGTIFIGIATPTEGGAMGAAGALILGAAKRRLSWDLIRQATESTAKLSAFVVFILVGARVFSLTFYGVNGHVWVEHLLTSLPGGQVGFLIFVNAFVFVLAFFLDFFELAFIVIPLLGPAAEHLGIDLIWFGVILGVNMQTSFMHPPFGFALFYLRSVAPKERYTDRVTGKRMDPVTTGQIYWGAVPFVVIQIIMVGLVIAFPAMVMHYKGVQTNIDPNTIKIEVPQIELPPLDLGPPQK